From the genome of Mycobacterium dioxanotrophicus, one region includes:
- a CDS encoding SRPBCC family protein, with translation MSTDRIEKEVLLRAPLDRVWRAISDSEEFGRWFGVRFDGPFVAGEAVNGVMTPTDVDDTVAAQQEPYAGEPGKWYIEAVEPQRRFAYRWHPYAVDPGTDYAAEPTTLVEFTLTETDEGVLLRIVESGFDAIPAERRVSAYEANSEGWAIQTELVSKYLALGEQV, from the coding sequence ATGAGTACAGATCGAATCGAAAAAGAAGTTCTGCTGCGGGCCCCGCTCGACCGGGTCTGGCGCGCGATCAGCGACTCCGAGGAGTTCGGCCGGTGGTTCGGCGTTCGCTTCGACGGCCCGTTCGTCGCAGGTGAGGCCGTCAACGGCGTGATGACGCCGACCGATGTCGACGACACAGTGGCCGCACAGCAGGAGCCCTACGCGGGCGAGCCGGGCAAGTGGTACATCGAGGCGGTGGAACCGCAGCGACGGTTCGCCTACCGCTGGCATCCGTATGCCGTCGACCCCGGCACCGACTATGCGGCCGAACCCACCACGCTGGTGGAGTTCACGCTCACCGAGACCGACGAGGGTGTGCTGTTGCGTATCGTCGAGTCCGGATTCGACGCGATCCCGGCCGAACGGCGGGTCTCGGCGTACGAGGCCAACAGCGAGGGCTGGGCCATCCAGACCGAACTGGTGAGCAAGTATCTCGCCCTGGGTGAGCAGGTGTGA
- a CDS encoding uroporphyrinogen decarboxylase/cobalamine-independent methonine synthase family protein, with protein MSAFAAATGVGSWPGTAARQAAEVVVGELHTLTHLVELPARGIGADMIGRAGALLVDIGIDTVPRGYRIAPGRSAALRRAVSLLGEDIDALEEAWEKAGLRGSGRVVKVQAPGPITLAAQLELSGGHRAITDQGALRDLAASLAEGLAQHRADVARRLDTTVVVQLDEPSLPAALAGRLTGVTSLSPVHPVDEAVAVSLLDACAARVGADTAVHSCAPELPWKGLLRSAVHAVSVDVSTLTAADLDGVGEFVDSGRTVLLGVVPTAAPERRPSVEEVAKAAVAVTDRLGFAREVLRDRIGITPACGLAGATPEWARIAYGLVQKAADGFAADPEGI; from the coding sequence GTGAGCGCTTTCGCAGCGGCGACCGGTGTCGGCTCGTGGCCGGGCACCGCCGCGCGCCAGGCCGCCGAGGTTGTCGTCGGCGAACTGCACACGCTGACCCACCTGGTGGAACTGCCGGCCCGCGGCATCGGCGCGGACATGATCGGCAGAGCCGGGGCGCTGCTGGTGGACATCGGTATCGACACCGTGCCTCGCGGCTACCGCATCGCGCCGGGCCGCAGCGCCGCGCTGCGGCGCGCGGTGAGCCTGCTGGGCGAGGACATCGACGCCCTCGAGGAAGCCTGGGAGAAGGCCGGACTGCGAGGCAGCGGGCGGGTCGTCAAGGTGCAGGCGCCCGGGCCCATCACCCTGGCTGCTCAGCTGGAATTGTCCGGTGGGCACCGGGCCATCACCGATCAGGGCGCGTTGCGCGACCTGGCCGCGTCGCTGGCCGAAGGGCTGGCACAGCACCGCGCGGACGTGGCGCGCCGGCTGGACACGACGGTGGTGGTGCAGCTCGACGAGCCGTCGTTGCCCGCCGCGCTGGCGGGGCGGTTGACGGGGGTGACCAGTCTGTCGCCGGTGCATCCGGTCGACGAGGCCGTCGCCGTGAGCCTGCTCGATGCTTGCGCGGCGCGGGTGGGGGCTGATACCGCGGTGCACAGCTGTGCCCCCGAGCTGCCGTGGAAAGGCTTGCTGCGCAGTGCTGTTCACGCTGTCTCCGTCGACGTGTCGACCCTGACCGCGGCCGATCTGGACGGCGTCGGCGAGTTCGTCGACTCGGGCCGTACGGTGCTGCTCGGTGTGGTGCCCACCGCCGCGCCCGAACGGAGGCCGTCGGTCGAGGAGGTGGCGAAGGCCGCTGTGGCGGTGACCGACCGGCTGGGTTTCGCCCGGGAAGTGTTGCGGGACCGCATCGGTATCACGCCTGCCTGCGGATTGGCCGGTGCGACGCCCGAGTGGGCGCGGATCGCCTATGGGCTGGTGCAGAAGGCCGCCGACGGCTTTGCTGCCGATCCCGAAGGGATCTGA
- the mnmA gene encoding tRNA 2-thiouridine(34) synthase MnmA: MRVLVAMSGGVDSSVAAARMVEAGHDVVGVHLALSSAPGTLRTGSRGCCSKEDAGDARRVADVLGIPFYVWDFADRFKDDVIDDFVEAYARGETPNPCVRCNERIKFSALSARALALGFDAVATGHYARLEDGRLRRAVDADKDQSYVLGVLTAEQLRHALFPIGDTPKPQIREEAAARGLAVAAKPDSHDICFIPSGDTQAFLGARIGVRRGSVVDPEGAVLAEHDGVHGFTIGQRKGLGIPGPGADGRPRYVTAIDAETGTVHVGSAEDLEVRQLVGENPIFTSGAAFDGPVECRVQVRAHGGITDTVAELIDGRLVLDLRAPLRGVAPGQTMVLYRPDADGDEVIASATITRA; encoded by the coding sequence ATGAGGGTTCTGGTCGCGATGAGCGGCGGCGTGGATTCGTCGGTGGCCGCCGCCCGCATGGTCGAGGCCGGCCACGACGTCGTGGGCGTGCATCTGGCGCTGTCGTCCGCGCCCGGCACGCTGCGCACCGGATCACGCGGATGCTGCTCCAAGGAGGACGCCGGCGATGCCCGGCGCGTCGCCGACGTGCTCGGCATCCCGTTCTACGTATGGGATTTCGCCGACCGGTTCAAAGACGATGTGATCGACGACTTCGTCGAGGCCTATGCGCGCGGTGAGACCCCGAATCCGTGTGTGCGGTGCAACGAGCGCATCAAGTTCTCCGCGCTGTCGGCCCGTGCGTTGGCACTGGGTTTCGACGCCGTCGCAACCGGTCATTACGCGCGCCTGGAGGACGGCAGGCTGCGCCGCGCGGTCGACGCCGACAAGGACCAGTCCTATGTGCTGGGTGTGTTGACGGCCGAGCAGCTGCGGCACGCGCTGTTCCCGATCGGTGACACGCCCAAGCCGCAGATCCGGGAAGAGGCCGCCGCTCGCGGCCTCGCGGTGGCGGCCAAGCCGGACAGTCACGACATCTGCTTCATCCCGTCGGGAGACACCCAGGCCTTCCTCGGCGCGCGTATCGGGGTGCGTCGCGGCTCGGTGGTCGATCCCGAGGGCGCTGTGCTCGCCGAACACGACGGTGTCCATGGCTTCACCATCGGACAGCGCAAGGGCTTGGGTATTCCCGGGCCCGGCGCCGACGGTAGGCCGCGGTACGTGACCGCGATCGACGCCGAAACCGGGACGGTTCACGTCGGGTCGGCCGAAGACCTCGAGGTGCGGCAGCTGGTGGGGGAGAACCCGATCTTCACCAGCGGTGCGGCATTCGACGGGCCGGTGGAATGCCGGGTTCAGGTGCGCGCGCACGGCGGGATCACCGACACCGTGGCCGAGCTGATCGACGGGCGGTTGGTGTTGGACCTGCGGGCCCCGCTGCGCGGCGTCGCCCCAGGGCAGACCATGGTGCTCTACCGTCCCGACGCAGACGGTGACGAGGTCATCGCCAGCGCCACCATCACCCGCGCGTGA
- a CDS encoding cysteine desulfurase family protein, with protein MTPSPGRTVYLDHAATTPMHPAAIEAMTAVLATVGNASSLHGSGRQARRRMEESRETLAQLLGARPSEVIFTAGGTESDNLAVKGIYWARHDAEPTRRRIVTTPVEHHAVLDAVEWLVEHEGAEVTWLPVGADGAVSPEGLRAALQEHDDVALVSIMWANNEVGTIMPIAELAAVATEFGVHMHSDAVQAVGQIPVDFGASGLAAMSVTAHKFGGPAGVGALLLRRDVACVPLLHGGGQERDIRSGTPYVAGAVGMATAAKVAIDGMEVNSARVRALRDRLIDGVLSAIDDTYVNGAADTDRLPGNAHFTFRGCEGDSLLMLLDAKGVECSTGSACTAGVAQASHVLIAMGADAATARGSLRLSLGHTSTDADVDAALEVLPAAVERARQAALASAGTGRS; from the coding sequence ATGACCCCTTCCCCAGGTAGGACGGTCTACCTCGATCACGCCGCCACCACCCCGATGCATCCTGCCGCCATCGAGGCGATGACGGCTGTGCTGGCAACCGTGGGCAACGCTTCGTCACTGCACGGATCCGGCCGACAGGCCCGGCGCCGGATGGAGGAGTCGCGGGAGACGCTGGCGCAGCTGCTCGGGGCGCGACCCTCAGAAGTGATCTTCACCGCGGGTGGCACCGAAAGCGACAACCTGGCGGTCAAGGGCATCTACTGGGCCCGCCACGACGCCGAGCCCACGCGGCGGCGGATCGTCACCACACCGGTCGAACACCACGCGGTGCTCGACGCCGTGGAGTGGCTGGTCGAGCACGAGGGTGCCGAGGTGACGTGGCTGCCGGTCGGCGCGGACGGTGCGGTGTCCCCTGAAGGCCTACGCGCGGCGCTGCAGGAGCACGACGACGTGGCGCTGGTGTCGATCATGTGGGCCAACAACGAGGTCGGCACCATCATGCCGATCGCGGAGTTGGCCGCGGTCGCCACGGAGTTCGGCGTCCACATGCACAGCGACGCGGTGCAGGCGGTCGGTCAGATCCCGGTGGATTTCGGTGCCAGTGGACTGGCGGCGATGAGCGTGACCGCGCACAAGTTCGGCGGCCCCGCGGGTGTCGGAGCGCTGCTGCTGCGCCGCGACGTGGCGTGTGTGCCGCTGCTGCACGGCGGCGGTCAGGAGCGAGACATCCGTTCGGGCACACCGTATGTGGCCGGGGCAGTGGGTATGGCGACGGCTGCGAAGGTGGCGATCGACGGTATGGAGGTCAACAGCGCACGGGTACGGGCGCTGCGGGATCGGCTGATCGACGGTGTGTTGTCGGCCATCGACGACACCTACGTCAACGGTGCCGCCGACACCGACCGGCTTCCCGGCAACGCCCACTTCACTTTCCGTGGCTGCGAAGGCGATTCGTTGCTGATGCTACTCGACGCCAAGGGCGTCGAATGCTCGACCGGCTCGGCCTGCACGGCCGGCGTGGCACAGGCCTCGCACGTGCTGATCGCCATGGGCGCCGATGCTGCGACCGCGCGGGGTTCACTGCGATTGTCGTTGGGGCACACCAGCACCGACGCCGACGTGGACGCTGCACTTGAGGTGTTGCCCGCCGCGGTGGAGCGGGCTCGGCAGGCTGCGCTGGCGAGCGCGGGAACGGGTCGGTCATGA
- a CDS encoding lysophospholipid acyltransferase family protein, which produces MTVPRTRGETSHECEHSWLPKASCDASCVHTGSADTGRRPVVWVRTTVRVVMAVLLAPGVPLLAVPLPGRSHIQRFYCRLMLRCFGVRISVSGGPIRNLQGVLVVSGHVSWLDIFTIGAVLPGSFVARADLIEWPALGRLARIMKVIPIDRGSLRRLPAVVNTVAQRLTDGHTVVAFPEGTTWCGLAYGQFRPAMFQAAIDAARPVQPLRLTYRHRDGRQSTVPAFVGEDTLLSSVRRVITARRTVCHVHVGSLQLPGEDRRDLAARCEAAVRPEQALPTAPAHALVA; this is translated from the coding sequence ATGACCGTGCCCCGGACGCGAGGAGAAACCAGCCACGAGTGTGAACACTCGTGGCTGCCGAAGGCCTCGTGTGATGCCAGCTGCGTGCATACGGGCAGCGCCGACACCGGCCGCCGGCCGGTCGTGTGGGTCCGCACCACCGTGCGGGTCGTCATGGCGGTGCTGCTGGCGCCCGGTGTCCCGTTGCTGGCGGTGCCGCTGCCCGGCCGCTCGCACATCCAGCGGTTCTACTGCCGGCTGATGCTGCGGTGCTTCGGGGTGCGCATCAGCGTGTCGGGCGGCCCGATCCGCAACCTGCAGGGCGTGCTGGTGGTCAGTGGCCACGTGTCCTGGCTGGACATCTTCACGATCGGGGCGGTGCTGCCGGGGTCCTTCGTGGCCCGCGCCGATCTGATCGAGTGGCCCGCGCTGGGCCGGCTGGCCCGCATCATGAAGGTCATCCCCATCGACCGGGGCAGCCTGCGCCGGCTGCCCGCTGTGGTGAACACCGTCGCGCAGCGATTGACCGACGGCCACACCGTGGTGGCGTTCCCCGAGGGCACCACCTGGTGCGGGCTGGCCTATGGGCAGTTCCGGCCGGCGATGTTCCAGGCCGCCATCGATGCGGCACGGCCCGTGCAGCCGCTGCGGCTGACCTACCGGCACCGCGACGGCCGCCAGTCCACGGTTCCGGCCTTCGTCGGGGAGGACACTCTGCTGTCGTCGGTGCGGCGCGTCATCACCGCACGTCGCACCGTGTGCCACGTGCACGTCGGTTCGCTGCAGCTGCCCGGCGAGGACCGCCGCGATCTGGCCGCGCGATGCGAGGCCGCGGTGCGTCCCGAGCAGGCGCTGCCGACCGCACCGGCTCACGCCCTGGTGGCCTGA
- a CDS encoding GNAT family N-acetyltransferase codes for MSTSSVLIAADRPTPSADSPRYSLLLSTDAELIDAAQRLRHDVFTAEPGFALAGATDGRDADRFDEYCDHLLVQDEDFGELVGCYRMLPPPGAIAARGLYTATEFDVTGLDALRPSLVEMGRAVVRSDHRNGAVVLLMWAGILAYLDRCGYDYVTGCVSVPTAGTADGPPGTQIRGVRDFVRRRHAAPQEFTVYPYRPVVLDGKGLDEIDPPSRTSVPPLMRGYLRLGAQVCGEPAHDPDFGVGDFPALLDKRRADVRYLKRLRSVSAAADMADGMGS; via the coding sequence ATGAGCACTTCATCTGTACTCATCGCCGCAGACCGTCCCACCCCGTCGGCCGATTCGCCGCGCTATTCGCTGTTGTTGTCCACCGATGCCGAGCTCATCGACGCAGCGCAGCGGCTGCGCCACGACGTGTTCACCGCCGAGCCGGGCTTCGCGTTGGCCGGCGCCACCGACGGCCGGGACGCCGACCGCTTCGACGAGTACTGCGACCACCTGCTGGTGCAGGACGAGGACTTCGGCGAACTGGTCGGCTGCTACCGCATGCTGCCGCCGCCGGGTGCGATCGCCGCGCGCGGGCTCTACACCGCCACGGAATTCGACGTGACGGGTCTGGACGCGCTGCGTCCGTCGCTGGTGGAGATGGGCCGCGCGGTGGTGCGCAGCGACCACCGCAACGGCGCCGTGGTCCTGCTCATGTGGGCGGGCATCCTGGCCTACCTGGACCGCTGCGGCTACGACTACGTCACCGGCTGTGTCTCCGTGCCGACGGCAGGCACGGCCGACGGCCCTCCCGGTACCCAGATCCGCGGGGTGCGCGACTTCGTTCGTCGCCGCCACGCCGCGCCGCAGGAGTTCACCGTGTACCCCTACCGTCCCGTCGTCCTCGACGGCAAGGGCCTCGACGAGATCGACCCGCCGTCGCGGACCTCGGTGCCGCCGCTGATGCGGGGTTACCTGCGGCTGGGCGCGCAGGTGTGCGGAGAACCGGCCCACGATCCCGATTTCGGGGTGGGTGACTTCCCGGCCCTGCTCGACAAGCGTCGGGCCGATGTCCGCTACCTCAAGCGCTTGCGCTCGGTGTCGGCGGCGGCCGATATGGCCGACGGGATGGGCTCATGA
- a CDS encoding nitroreductase: MAEFSDVVRSRRSSRMFLPDKPVPRELLDEALALAMRAPSNSNTQPWHVFFATGERRVRLVDALLTAVEAAPPAIGSAGLPPQFAHLRRESGALVYGAMGIARDDAEGRWAAQKRNWEFFHAPVAAVVCMHRDFTNVDALGVGMFLQTLLLALNERGIGSCVQVSISFYPDVLREQLGIPTDLTILCGLSIGYADEAFAANHLDTPRNPISENVVFLDD, from the coding sequence ATGGCCGAGTTCTCCGACGTCGTCCGGTCGCGACGGTCATCGCGAATGTTCTTGCCGGACAAGCCTGTTCCACGGGAGCTACTCGATGAGGCGCTCGCCCTGGCGATGCGGGCGCCGTCGAACTCCAACACCCAGCCGTGGCATGTCTTCTTCGCCACCGGTGAGCGGCGCGTCCGGTTGGTCGACGCGCTGCTCACCGCGGTCGAGGCAGCACCTCCGGCGATAGGTTCCGCGGGTCTGCCCCCGCAGTTCGCTCACCTGCGCCGGGAGAGCGGCGCCCTGGTGTACGGGGCGATGGGCATCGCCCGCGACGACGCCGAAGGGCGATGGGCGGCCCAGAAGCGCAACTGGGAGTTCTTCCACGCACCGGTGGCCGCGGTGGTCTGCATGCATCGTGATTTCACCAATGTCGACGCGCTGGGGGTCGGGATGTTCCTGCAGACCCTGCTGCTGGCGTTGAACGAACGGGGAATCGGCAGTTGCGTGCAGGTGTCGATCTCGTTCTATCCCGACGTGCTGCGTGAACAACTCGGCATCCCAACCGATCTGACGATCCTCTGCGGGCTCTCGATCGGCTACGCCGACGAGGCATTTGCGGCCAACCACCTCGACACACCGCGCAATCCGATCAGTGAGAACGTGGTGTTTCTCGACGACTGA
- a CDS encoding cupin domain-containing protein, giving the protein MTISAEREKALHDAMTVIQTVAPPFIPADAEVMTTIIEWPAGSPGAPPHRHPAGPAFGYVLEGEMLFELEGEAPRVIKAGEAFWEPGGDVIHYSDANNRDDVPLRFLVNMLCVPGQPMLVVVDDDELEARKDRRVR; this is encoded by the coding sequence ATGACCATCTCCGCAGAGCGCGAAAAAGCGCTGCACGACGCCATGACCGTGATCCAGACCGTCGCGCCGCCGTTCATCCCGGCCGACGCCGAGGTGATGACGACCATCATCGAGTGGCCCGCGGGCTCACCCGGGGCGCCGCCCCACCGCCATCCCGCCGGGCCTGCCTTCGGCTACGTGCTGGAGGGGGAGATGCTCTTCGAACTGGAGGGCGAGGCGCCGAGGGTGATCAAGGCGGGGGAGGCGTTCTGGGAGCCCGGTGGCGACGTCATCCACTACTCCGACGCCAACAATCGCGACGATGTACCGCTGCGCTTCCTGGTCAACATGTTGTGCGTGCCCGGCCAACCGATGCTCGTCGTCGTCGATGACGACGAACTCGAGGCCCGCAAGGATCGACGAGTCCGCTGA
- a CDS encoding SDR family oxidoreductase: MKITVIGASGQIGSRVVRLLTEAGHDVVAASLSSGANVVTGEGLVAALSGAEVLVDVVNSPSFDDGPVMDFFTASARNLAAAAQETGVGNYVALSIVGADGLPDSGYMRAKVAQEKIIIESGLPYTIVRATQFQEFAEAITDTLVVGDEVRVPDARIQLISVDDVAAEVAKAAQAAPLDGIVNIGGPEKLSFSDMARAVLAKRGDDKPVVIDPQATYFGTAVDDNSLVTGDDGILGETHWLAGR, from the coding sequence ATGAAAATCACAGTGATCGGTGCCAGCGGCCAGATCGGTTCGCGGGTCGTGCGGTTGCTCACCGAAGCCGGGCACGACGTGGTCGCTGCCTCCCTGTCGTCGGGTGCCAACGTCGTCACCGGTGAGGGTCTGGTGGCGGCGCTCAGCGGCGCCGAGGTGCTCGTCGACGTCGTGAACTCACCGTCGTTCGACGACGGGCCGGTGATGGACTTCTTCACCGCGTCCGCGCGGAACTTGGCCGCCGCCGCGCAGGAGACGGGCGTCGGGAACTACGTCGCGCTGTCCATCGTCGGGGCCGACGGCCTGCCCGACAGCGGTTACATGCGGGCCAAGGTGGCCCAGGAGAAGATCATCATCGAATCCGGTCTGCCGTACACGATTGTGCGCGCCACCCAGTTCCAGGAGTTCGCCGAGGCCATCACCGACACCCTCGTGGTCGGGGACGAGGTGCGTGTTCCCGATGCCAGGATCCAGCTGATCTCGGTCGACGATGTCGCCGCCGAGGTGGCCAAGGCGGCCCAGGCCGCGCCACTCGACGGAATCGTCAACATCGGTGGACCCGAGAAGCTGTCGTTCTCGGACATGGCCCGTGCGGTGCTGGCCAAGCGCGGTGACGACAAGCCGGTGGTGATCGACCCGCAGGCCACGTACTTCGGTACCGCCGTCGACGACAACAGCCTGGTCACCGGCGACGACGGGATCCTCGGCGAAACGCACTGGCTCGCGGGACGCTGA
- a CDS encoding electron transfer flavoprotein subunit alpha/FixB family protein yields the protein MAEVLVLVEHSEGALKKVTAELITAARALGEPAAVVVGKPGTAAPLVDGLKAAGAAKIYVAESDDAENYLITPVVDVLAGLAESAAPAGVLIAASADGKEIAGRLAARIGSGLLVDVIEVREGAVGVHSIFGGAFTVEAQVTSDTPIITVRPGSVEAAPADGAGEVVNVEVPAQAENATKITKREPAVAGDRPELTEATVVVAGGRGVGSAENFGIVEALADSLGGAVGASRAAVDSGYYPGQFQVGQTGKTVSPQLYIALGISGAIQHRAGMQTSKTIVAVNKDEEAPIFEIADLGIVGDLFKVTPQLTEAIQARKG from the coding sequence ATGGCTGAAGTACTTGTGCTCGTTGAGCACTCTGAGGGTGCCCTGAAGAAGGTCACCGCCGAACTGATCACCGCCGCTCGGGCGCTGGGTGAGCCCGCTGCCGTCGTGGTGGGCAAGCCCGGCACGGCAGCGCCGCTGGTGGACGGCCTCAAGGCCGCCGGCGCCGCCAAGATCTACGTCGCCGAGTCCGACGACGCCGAGAACTACCTGATCACCCCGGTGGTCGACGTGCTCGCCGGACTGGCCGAGTCGGCTGCGCCCGCAGGCGTGCTGATCGCCGCCAGCGCCGACGGCAAGGAGATCGCCGGACGGCTCGCGGCCCGCATCGGTTCGGGTCTGCTGGTCGACGTGATCGAGGTCAGGGAAGGCGCGGTGGGCGTCCACAGCATCTTCGGTGGCGCGTTCACCGTCGAAGCCCAGGTCACCAGCGACACCCCGATCATCACCGTGCGTCCGGGCTCGGTCGAGGCCGCCCCCGCCGATGGTGCCGGTGAGGTCGTCAACGTCGAGGTCCCGGCCCAGGCCGAGAACGCCACCAAGATCACCAAGCGCGAGCCCGCCGTGGCCGGCGACCGCCCCGAACTCACCGAGGCCACTGTCGTGGTCGCCGGCGGTCGTGGCGTCGGCAGCGCGGAGAACTTCGGCATCGTCGAGGCGCTCGCGGACTCGCTCGGCGGCGCCGTCGGTGCCTCGCGTGCCGCGGTCGACTCGGGTTACTACCCGGGCCAGTTCCAGGTCGGTCAGACCGGCAAGACCGTGTCGCCGCAGCTGTACATCGCGCTGGGCATCTCCGGGGCGATCCAGCACCGCGCCGGCATGCAGACGTCGAAGACGATCGTCGCGGTGAACAAGGACGAAGAGGCGCCGATCTTCGAGATCGCCGACCTCGGCATCGTCGGTGACCTGTTCAAGGTCACCCCGCAGCTCACCGAGGCCATCCAGGCTCGCAAGGGCTGA
- a CDS encoding electron transfer flavoprotein subunit beta/FixA family protein yields MTNIVVLIKQVPDTWSERKLSDGDFTLDREAADAVLDEINERAVEEALLIKEREGGDSTVTVLTAGPERATEAIRKALSMGADKAVHLKDDDLHGSDVIQTAWALARALGTIEGTELVIAGNEATDGVGGAVPAVIAEYLGLPQLTHVRKLTVEDGKVTAERETDDGVFTLEAPLPAVVSVNEKINEPRFPSFKGIMAAKKKEVTVLSLAEIGVEADEVGVANAGSKVLSSTPKPPKTAGEKVTDEGDGGTKVADYLVAQKLI; encoded by the coding sequence ATGACGAACATTGTGGTCCTGATCAAACAGGTCCCAGATACTTGGTCGGAGCGCAAGCTGTCCGACGGCGATTTCACCCTTGACCGTGAGGCCGCCGACGCCGTGCTCGACGAGATCAACGAGCGCGCCGTCGAAGAGGCGCTGTTGATCAAGGAGCGCGAGGGCGGCGACAGCACCGTCACCGTGTTGACCGCCGGTCCCGAGCGCGCCACCGAGGCGATCCGCAAGGCCCTGTCCATGGGCGCCGACAAGGCCGTGCACCTCAAGGACGACGACCTGCACGGCTCCGACGTCATCCAGACGGCGTGGGCGCTGGCCCGCGCACTGGGCACCATCGAAGGCACCGAGCTGGTCATCGCAGGCAACGAAGCCACCGACGGCGTCGGCGGCGCGGTCCCGGCCGTCATCGCCGAGTACCTGGGTCTGCCGCAGCTCACCCACGTGCGCAAGCTGACGGTCGAAGACGGCAAGGTCACCGCCGAGCGCGAGACCGACGACGGTGTCTTCACGCTGGAAGCCCCGCTCCCGGCGGTGGTCAGCGTCAACGAGAAGATCAACGAGCCCCGCTTCCCGTCCTTCAAGGGCATCATGGCCGCGAAGAAGAAGGAAGTCACCGTGCTCTCCCTGGCTGAGATCGGCGTCGAAGCCGACGAGGTCGGTGTGGCCAACGCCGGGTCGAAGGTGCTGTCGTCGACCCCGAAGCCGCCGAAGACCGCTGGTGAGAAGGTCACCGACGAGGGTGACGGCGGTACCAAGGTCGCCGATTACCTCGTCGCCCAGAAGCTCATCTAG
- a CDS encoding class I SAM-dependent methyltransferase: MSTFVDGPEDALPLTGERTIPGLAEENYWFRRHEVVYQRLAERCAGRDVLEAGCGEGYGADLIAGVARKVIGLDYDEATVAHVRARYPRVDIRHGNLAELPLEDGSVDVVVNFQVIEHLWDQAQFVAECYRVLRPGGVFLVSTPNRITFSPGRDTPLNPFHTRELNAAELTELLEDAGFHIEEMSGVFHGAGLATLDARHGGSIIDAQVARAVADAPWPEQLLADVAAVSTDDFDITPATERNIDDSLDLVAIAVRP, encoded by the coding sequence ATGAGCACATTTGTTGACGGTCCGGAAGACGCCCTCCCCCTGACAGGTGAGCGGACCATCCCCGGCTTGGCCGAGGAAAACTATTGGTTCCGTCGGCACGAGGTGGTCTACCAGCGGCTCGCAGAGCGCTGCGCGGGGCGCGACGTGCTCGAAGCCGGCTGCGGCGAAGGCTACGGCGCCGACTTGATCGCAGGCGTTGCCCGCAAGGTCATCGGCCTGGATTACGACGAAGCGACGGTGGCCCACGTGCGGGCCCGCTATCCACGCGTCGACATCCGGCACGGCAACCTCGCCGAACTTCCGCTGGAGGACGGTTCGGTCGACGTCGTCGTCAACTTCCAGGTCATCGAGCACCTCTGGGACCAGGCACAATTTGTCGCCGAGTGCTACCGCGTGCTGCGGCCCGGCGGCGTATTCCTGGTGTCGACTCCCAACCGGATCACCTTCTCCCCCGGCCGCGACACCCCCCTCAACCCGTTCCACACCCGCGAACTCAACGCCGCCGAGCTCACCGAGCTGCTCGAGGACGCCGGGTTCCACATCGAAGAGATGTCCGGGGTCTTTCACGGCGCGGGGCTGGCCACCCTCGATGCCCGCCACGGCGGGTCCATCATCGACGCCCAGGTGGCCCGCGCGGTCGCCGACGCACCCTGGCCCGAACAACTGCTCGCCGATGTCGCCGCGGTGTCCACCGACGACTTCGACATCACCCCGGCCACCGAACGCAACATCGACGACAGCCTCGACCTCGTCGCAATCGCGGTGCGCCCGTGA